Proteins from one Halovivax limisalsi genomic window:
- the secF gene encoding protein translocase subunit SecF, with product MASLEVPELDYTRYSHRQLVAVPLALLAVALAILAITFALTGTPLALGIEFTGGAELTLSTTADQSTVADAFDQEPTSVQPVAEDDRYIVQFAAGDLPGFEEDSQGVLESLIGQAEADLEPAPGDDEVVQSESLTSASFGAQTQSTALLGIGAAFLGMSLIAFALFRTFVPSIAIVISAFSDLMIPLAFMNLANIELTLGTVAALLMLIGYSVDSDILLNNHVLRRSGSFYESVHRATRTGITMTVTAMAAMAVMAITAWFFGIELLTSIGLILFVGLAADIMNTYLLNFSLLRWYKFEGVTR from the coding sequence ATGGCTTCACTCGAGGTACCGGAACTCGATTACACCCGGTATTCCCACCGCCAGCTCGTGGCGGTGCCACTCGCACTTCTGGCCGTTGCGCTCGCGATTCTCGCGATCACGTTCGCGCTGACGGGCACGCCGCTGGCACTCGGCATCGAGTTTACCGGCGGTGCGGAACTGACGCTGAGCACGACCGCCGACCAGTCCACCGTCGCCGACGCGTTCGATCAGGAACCGACGTCGGTCCAGCCGGTCGCCGAGGACGATCGCTACATCGTCCAGTTCGCCGCCGGCGACCTCCCGGGGTTCGAGGAGGACTCCCAGGGCGTCCTCGAATCGCTGATCGGGCAGGCCGAAGCCGATCTCGAACCAGCGCCGGGTGACGACGAGGTCGTCCAGTCCGAGTCGCTCACCTCCGCCTCCTTCGGGGCCCAGACCCAGTCGACGGCGCTGCTCGGTATCGGCGCCGCCTTCCTCGGGATGAGCCTCATCGCCTTCGCGCTCTTCCGGACGTTCGTCCCGTCGATCGCCATCGTCATCTCGGCCTTCTCGGACCTGATGATCCCGCTCGCCTTCATGAACCTCGCGAACATCGAACTCACGCTGGGGACCGTCGCCGCCCTCCTGATGCTGATCGGGTACTCCGTCGACTCCGACATCCTGCTCAACAACCACGTGCTGCGCCGGAGCGGCAGCTTCTACGAGAGCGTCCACCGCGCGACGCGAACCGGAATCACGATGACCGTCACGGCGATGGCCGCGATGGCGGTGATGGCGATTACCGCCTGGTTCTTCGGGATCGAACTCCTGACGAGCATCGGCCTCATCCTGTTCGTCGGGTTGGCCGCCGACATCATGAACACCTACCTGCTCAACTTCAGCCTGCTTCGCTGGTACAAGTTCGAGGGGGTGACGCGATGA
- a CDS encoding preprotein translocase subunit SecD — protein sequence MSLRGAVSKWGRVGFLVLLVAFALTALFIPGGLIGDSDPVSVDNESDVDQPIHNLAFGLNLDGGARISAPPVGMMVEDIEPTTSDPRSDLRSALIDELGLPPEDARVRAEQTTANGRQTISYTAEVFDGNVTAEEFAAAVSTVDGVDVSADAVQDGVTEATRQEMIQTLQSKLNEAGLSGGSVYQTERLNGQHFIVSEAPGYTTSELESLLEERGTVRIEAHYPDPDGDGLTNETVLEQEDFTNVGRAEYDSETSQWEVGVNVVSETAPEFQARMNELGFTREGQGQCSRNYVEDGQVNMDEWSNQYCLVTISGDEVVSAHSMGDLAEGMRAGTWANNPTFQMTSNERAEAQQLSINLRAGALTAPLDFGDAQYFSVQPALAQQFKSYSLLIGILSVLAVSATVFVRYRDRRVALPMILTAMAEVLILLGVAATAGMAIDLAHVAGFIAVVGTGVDDLIIIADEVMDEGDVSQGRVFDTRFRKAFWIIGAAAATTIIAMSPLAVMSLGDLRGFAIITILGVLIGVFVTRPAYGDILRKLMTRGQ from the coding sequence ATGAGCCTCCGCGGCGCAGTCAGCAAGTGGGGTCGAGTCGGATTCCTGGTGCTCCTGGTCGCCTTCGCGCTCACGGCGCTGTTCATCCCCGGGGGCCTGATCGGCGACAGTGATCCGGTCAGCGTCGACAACGAGAGCGACGTGGACCAGCCGATCCACAACCTCGCGTTCGGACTCAACCTCGACGGCGGGGCCCGCATCAGCGCACCCCCGGTCGGAATGATGGTCGAGGACATCGAGCCAACGACGAGCGATCCGCGATCGGACCTCCGGAGCGCACTCATCGACGAACTTGGCTTGCCACCGGAGGACGCTCGCGTCCGCGCCGAGCAAACCACCGCTAACGGTCGGCAGACGATCTCGTACACGGCGGAAGTGTTCGACGGGAACGTCACCGCCGAAGAGTTCGCCGCGGCCGTCTCCACCGTCGACGGCGTCGACGTCTCCGCGGACGCCGTCCAGGACGGCGTCACCGAGGCGACTCGCCAGGAGATGATCCAAACCCTCCAGAGCAAGCTGAACGAGGCGGGTCTCTCGGGTGGGAGCGTCTACCAGACCGAGCGGCTCAACGGCCAGCACTTCATCGTCTCCGAGGCGCCCGGATACACCACCAGCGAGTTGGAGTCGCTACTGGAAGAGCGCGGGACGGTCAGGATCGAGGCGCACTATCCCGACCCCGACGGTGACGGATTGACGAACGAGACGGTCCTCGAACAAGAGGACTTCACGAACGTCGGTCGCGCCGAGTACGACTCCGAAACCAGTCAGTGGGAGGTCGGCGTCAACGTCGTCAGCGAGACGGCACCGGAGTTCCAGGCGCGGATGAACGAACTCGGGTTCACGAGAGAGGGGCAGGGCCAATGCAGCCGCAACTATGTAGAGGACGGGCAGGTCAACATGGACGAGTGGAGCAATCAGTACTGCCTCGTCACGATCTCGGGGGACGAGGTCGTCAGCGCGCACTCGATGGGAGACCTGGCAGAGGGGATGCGAGCGGGAACGTGGGCCAACAATCCGACGTTCCAGATGACGTCGAACGAGCGAGCCGAAGCCCAGCAGCTCTCGATCAACCTCCGGGCCGGGGCGCTGACCGCGCCGCTCGACTTCGGCGACGCGCAGTACTTCTCGGTGCAGCCGGCGCTCGCCCAGCAGTTCAAGTCCTACTCGCTGCTCATCGGGATCCTGTCCGTGCTCGCCGTCAGCGCGACGGTGTTCGTGCGCTATCGCGACCGGCGCGTCGCCCTCCCGATGATCCTCACCGCGATGGCGGAGGTCCTCATCCTGCTCGGCGTGGCCGCGACCGCCGGGATGGCGATCGACCTGGCCCACGTCGCCGGCTTTATCGCCGTCGTCGGGACGGGCGTGGACGACCTGATCATCATCGCCGACGAGGTGATGGACGAGGGCGACGTCAGCCAGGGCCGGGTGTTCGACACGCGCTTCCGCAAGGCGTTCTGGATCATCGGTGCCGCCGCGGCGACGACGATCATCGCCATGTCGCCCCTGGCCGTGATGAGCCTGGGCGACCTGCGCGGGTTCGCCATCATCACCATCCTCGGCGTCCTGATCGGCGTCTTCGTCACCCGCCCGGCTTACGGAGACATCCTCCGCAAGCTCATGACGCGCGGGCAGTAG
- the truA gene encoding tRNA pseudouridine(38-40) synthase TruA: MRAYRLAYDGRNYRGFQRQPDVPTVEDAIFDALRALGAYRPAEHSAVDGGEVPDRPRGYAAAGRTDAGVSALAQTVAFDAPDWLSSRALNADLPASIRAWAHADVASDFHATHDASERTYAYHLYAPPADDRRTLAGSDEANAPTSDQGADSVADADWPPVSDDRVREACRALSGTHDYHNLTPDDDNTERTIDIAAERDGDVLVLTVRAGGFCRQLVRRLATLIQRVGSGEASLEKIDRVFDADPLPGHEGIPPAPPEPLVLTDVTYPNVTFAVDEEAATSARTVFERARIERTIGARVARQVSDGLL, from the coding sequence ATGCGCGCGTATCGCCTCGCGTACGACGGCCGGAACTATCGCGGCTTCCAGCGCCAGCCCGATGTCCCGACCGTCGAGGACGCCATCTTCGACGCGCTCCGCGCGCTGGGAGCTTACCGGCCAGCCGAGCACTCGGCCGTCGATGGCGGTGAGGTCCCCGATCGGCCCCGGGGCTACGCCGCCGCCGGCCGCACCGACGCCGGCGTCTCCGCGCTCGCCCAGACCGTCGCGTTCGACGCGCCCGACTGGCTCTCGTCGCGGGCGCTGAACGCCGACCTCCCGGCCTCGATCCGCGCCTGGGCGCACGCGGACGTGGCGTCGGACTTCCACGCGACCCACGACGCGAGCGAGCGCACGTACGCGTACCACCTCTACGCGCCGCCGGCGGACGACCGCCGTACGTTGGCGGGCAGTGACGAGGCCAACGCGCCAACGAGTGACCAGGGAGCCGACTCCGTCGCCGACGCCGACTGGCCGCCCGTCTCTGACGATCGCGTTCGCGAGGCGTGTCGCGCTCTCTCGGGCACGCACGACTACCATAATCTCACGCCGGACGACGACAACACCGAGCGGACGATCGACATCGCGGCCGAGCGCGACGGCGACGTTCTGGTCCTCACCGTTCGCGCCGGCGGCTTCTGCCGACAGCTCGTCCGGCGCCTCGCCACGCTGATCCAGCGCGTCGGAAGCGGGGAGGCGTCGCTCGAAAAAATCGATCGCGTCTTCGACGCCGATCCGCTGCCCGGTCACGAGGGGATTCCACCAGCGCCGCCGGAACCCCTGGTTCTGACCGATGTAACGTACCCGAACGTCACCTTCGCGGTCGACGAGGAGGCGGCGACGAGCGCCCGAACCGTCTTCGAACGGGCCCGGATCGAGCGGACGATCGGCGCTCGCGTCGCGCGGCAAGTGAGCGATGGTTTACTTTGA
- a CDS encoding sulfatase: protein MTLAGDSAEDGESHTTGRSSSDDGRRNVCLVVLDTARSIDVDAETMPTLSRLGEAGTRFERAFATAPWTVPSHASLFTGTYPSEHGTHGASPALDDRLRTLPEAFADAGYETVGVSNNTWITDEFGFDRGFGHLRRGWQYRQSDTDMGTVVRGECLTEKLQAARERLFDGNPLVNLANVVYSEFVQPTGDDGAARSVDWICEWLQNRDGSRPFFCFLNCIEPHVVYDPPREYAAAFLPAGVDHETARSIRQDPRAFDCGEYDLSEAEFEALRGLYRGSLAYVDEQLATLRETLDAAGELERTVFVICGDHGEHVGERGFFGHQYNLYDTVLSVPLVIHGGPFANGGRRDELVQLLDLPETLLDATGIRDDPLRDQSQGRSLGLDSTAAPREAVFAEYVTPQPSIDRLEARFGDVPDRIYDFDRRLRAVRTERYKYVEGDDGFRRLHDLRRDPNEARDVADAKPSAVAALRERLDARLGPLDAPVRSDAVAMTEGTKQRLADLGYR, encoded by the coding sequence ATGACCCTTGCTGGCGATTCGGCGGAGGACGGGGAGAGCCATACTACTGGGCGGTCGAGCAGCGACGACGGTCGGCGCAACGTCTGTCTGGTCGTGCTCGATACCGCCCGATCGATCGACGTCGACGCGGAGACGATGCCGACGCTGTCACGACTCGGCGAGGCGGGTACGCGGTTCGAGCGTGCGTTCGCGACGGCGCCGTGGACCGTCCCGTCCCACGCCTCGCTGTTCACCGGCACGTATCCCAGCGAGCACGGCACGCACGGCGCCAGCCCGGCGCTCGACGATCGACTGCGGACGCTCCCCGAGGCGTTCGCCGACGCCGGCTACGAGACCGTCGGCGTCTCGAACAACACCTGGATCACCGACGAGTTCGGGTTCGACCGCGGGTTCGGTCACCTGCGACGGGGCTGGCAGTACCGCCAGTCCGATACCGACATGGGAACCGTGGTTCGCGGCGAGTGCCTGACGGAGAAGCTCCAGGCCGCACGGGAACGCCTCTTCGATGGCAATCCGCTCGTCAACCTCGCGAACGTCGTCTACAGCGAGTTCGTCCAGCCGACCGGCGACGACGGCGCGGCGCGGAGCGTCGACTGGATCTGCGAGTGGCTCCAGAATCGGGACGGCTCTCGGCCCTTCTTCTGTTTTCTAAACTGTATCGAACCGCACGTCGTCTACGATCCACCCCGTGAGTACGCGGCGGCGTTCCTCCCCGCCGGCGTCGACCACGAGACCGCCAGGTCGATTCGTCAGGATCCCCGCGCCTTCGACTGCGGCGAGTACGACCTCTCCGAGGCGGAGTTCGAGGCGCTCCGCGGGCTCTACCGGGGATCGCTGGCCTACGTGGACGAGCAGTTGGCGACGCTCCGCGAGACCCTCGACGCCGCCGGCGAACTCGAGCGGACCGTCTTCGTGATCTGCGGCGACCACGGCGAACACGTCGGCGAACGCGGTTTCTTCGGCCACCAGTACAACCTCTACGACACCGTCCTGTCCGTCCCGCTCGTGATCCACGGCGGCCCCTTCGCGAACGGCGGCCGTCGCGACGAGCTGGTCCAGTTGCTCGATCTGCCCGAGACGCTCCTCGACGCAACCGGGATCCGGGACGACCCGCTTCGAGACCAGAGCCAGGGGCGCTCGCTGGGCCTGGATTCGACCGCTGCGCCTCGAGAGGCCGTCTTCGCGGAGTACGTCACGCCGCAACCGTCGATCGACCGGCTGGAGGCCCGGTTCGGGGACGTACCCGATCGGATCTACGACTTCGATCGCCGACTGCGCGCCGTCCGCACCGAGCGCTACAAGTACGTCGAGGGCGACGACGGCTTTCGGCGCCTGCACGACCTGCGGCGCGATCCGAACGAGGCCCGCGACGTCGCCGACGCGAAGCCGTCGGCGGTGGCCGCACTGCGAGAGCGACTCGACGCCCGACTCGGTCCGCTCGACGCGCCCGTTCGGTCGGACGCCGTGGCGATGACCGAGGGAACCAAACAGCGACTCGCCGACCTCGGATATCGCTGA
- a CDS encoding PadR family transcriptional regulator codes for MHELTGFQRDLLYVIAAADQPSGQEVKAEIEGYYSSDINHGRLYPNLDTLVDRGLVEKGQLDRRTNYYDITQEGRQLIEDRREWESQYVDT; via the coding sequence ATGCACGAACTCACCGGGTTCCAACGCGACTTGCTGTACGTGATCGCCGCGGCCGATCAGCCGTCCGGCCAGGAAGTCAAAGCCGAGATCGAGGGCTACTACAGCTCCGATATCAACCACGGCCGGCTGTATCCGAACCTCGACACGCTCGTCGACCGCGGGCTGGTCGAAAAGGGCCAGCTCGACCGCCGGACGAACTACTACGACATCACCCAGGAGGGCAGGCAGCTGATCGAGGACCGACGCGAGTGGGAATCGCAGTACGTCGATACGTAA
- a CDS encoding sulfatase-like hydrolase/transferase translates to MVDAPPNVLVLLTDQERYDVTAPDGPPVETPALDRLAADGMRFTEATTPISICTSARASLLTGQFPHGHGMVNNSHEADAIRPNLDPGLPTYSERLAEAGYRCTYAGKWHVGRDQGPEDFGFAYLGGSDDHHDPDLDDAFAHYRAEEFGAPLGEVAFSDAVYTRGGDGTLVAATTPVDIEATRAHFIADRTIEAIRAHADDRAPDAGAGGDEPSPGEAEAGRPFFHRADFYGPHHPYVIPEPYASMYDPADVELPASFAEPYAGKPRVQEQFLSYRGVDDFDRATWKAVLAKYWGFVSLLDDQIGRVLDALAESGLAADTMVVHASDHGDFVGGHRQFNKGPLMYDDTYRIPLQVRWPGEVEAGSTCDAPVHLHDLAATFCDAADVPIPDAFDARSLEPLLDGRRPHAWPDATFGEYYGEEFGLYTQRMVRTDRYTFVYNGPDTNELYDREADPAQLVNLIDHPDYADVRADLVDRLVGWMAETNDPYRTWVPRTFE, encoded by the coding sequence ATGGTCGACGCGCCACCGAACGTGCTGGTACTTCTCACCGACCAGGAGCGATACGACGTCACGGCGCCCGACGGGCCGCCGGTCGAGACGCCCGCGTTGGATCGCCTCGCGGCCGACGGGATGCGGTTTACCGAGGCGACCACGCCGATCAGCATCTGTACGAGCGCGCGGGCGTCGTTACTCACCGGGCAGTTTCCCCACGGGCACGGCATGGTGAACAACAGCCACGAGGCGGACGCGATCCGCCCGAATCTTGATCCCGGGCTACCGACGTACTCCGAACGGCTCGCCGAAGCTGGCTACCGCTGTACGTACGCGGGCAAGTGGCACGTGGGGCGCGATCAGGGGCCCGAGGATTTCGGCTTCGCCTACCTCGGGGGCAGCGACGACCACCACGATCCCGATCTCGACGACGCGTTCGCTCACTACCGTGCCGAGGAGTTCGGGGCGCCACTCGGCGAGGTGGCCTTTTCCGACGCCGTCTACACCCGCGGTGGCGACGGAACGCTGGTCGCGGCGACCACGCCGGTCGACATCGAAGCCACGCGCGCACACTTTATCGCCGACCGGACGATCGAGGCGATCCGGGCCCACGCGGACGATCGAGCGCCGGATGCCGGGGCGGGTGGCGACGAACCCAGTCCCGGGGAAGCCGAGGCTGGTCGGCCGTTCTTCCACCGAGCGGACTTCTACGGGCCCCACCATCCGTACGTGATCCCGGAACCGTACGCGTCGATGTACGATCCCGCCGACGTGGAACTGCCAGCGAGCTTCGCCGAACCCTACGCCGGCAAGCCCCGCGTCCAGGAGCAGTTTCTCTCCTACCGCGGCGTCGATGACTTCGATCGCGCGACCTGGAAGGCGGTGCTCGCGAAGTACTGGGGGTTCGTCTCGCTGCTCGACGACCAGATCGGCCGGGTGCTCGACGCGCTGGCGGAGAGCGGACTCGCCGCCGACACGATGGTGGTCCACGCGTCCGATCACGGCGACTTCGTGGGCGGCCACCGCCAGTTCAACAAGGGGCCGCTGATGTACGACGACACCTACCGGATCCCGCTCCAGGTCCGCTGGCCCGGCGAGGTCGAGGCGGGGTCGACCTGCGACGCGCCGGTCCACTTGCACGACCTGGCGGCGACGTTCTGCGACGCAGCCGACGTCCCGATTCCGGACGCCTTCGACGCGCGCAGTCTCGAACCGCTACTCGACGGACGACGCCCTCACGCCTGGCCGGACGCCACGTTCGGCGAGTACTACGGCGAGGAGTTCGGCCTCTACACCCAGCGGATGGTCAGGACCGACCGCTACACGTTCGTCTACAACGGCCCCGACACGAACGAACTCTACGACCGCGAGGCCGACCCGGCCCAGCTCGTCAACTTGATCGATCACCCCGACTACGCCGACGTGCGTGCGGATCTGGTCGATCGCCTCGTCGGCTGGATGGCGGAGACGAACGACCCCTACCGGACGTGGGTCCCCCGGACGTTCGAGTGA
- the hisS gene encoding histidine--tRNA ligase has translation MYDRIKGFRDFYPAEMGARRATIDTLEETARQYGFREISTPSLERAAIWTEKSGDDIVEELYAFEDQGGRHVTMVPELTPTVARMVVAKQQALSKPIKWFSTRPFWRYEQVQQGRQREFYQTNVDIFGSSEPEADAEILAWAADALTGLGLTGEHFDFRVSHRDILGGLLEEYESGTDATGGETDRREIDVEAGIRAVDKSEKVDRAEYLDLLASAGLTDGQAEEFASLIERNDLEAVLAHTDSDRVTDAVENLQAVLAATDDFGVREHCTISLDTARGLDYYTGVVFECFDSTGEVSRSIFGGGRYDDLIESYGGQPTPAVGVAPGYATLSLLCQRAGVWPEEELATEYYVLQVGDTRPTAARIARDLRERGHVVESDVSGRSFGAQMNYADAINAETVVIVGEQDLANDEVTVKDMATGDQVTAPVDDFPGDRERPTIDDFA, from the coding sequence ATGTACGACCGCATCAAGGGCTTTCGCGACTTCTACCCCGCGGAGATGGGCGCTCGACGGGCGACCATCGACACCCTGGAGGAGACGGCCCGACAGTACGGCTTTCGCGAGATCTCGACGCCGTCGCTCGAACGCGCCGCGATCTGGACCGAGAAGAGCGGCGACGACATCGTCGAGGAGCTGTACGCCTTCGAGGATCAGGGCGGCCGGCACGTCACGATGGTGCCCGAACTCACGCCCACCGTCGCGCGCATGGTCGTCGCGAAGCAGCAGGCCCTCTCGAAGCCGATCAAGTGGTTCTCGACGCGGCCGTTCTGGCGCTACGAGCAGGTCCAGCAGGGTCGCCAGCGCGAGTTCTACCAGACCAACGTCGACATCTTCGGCTCGAGCGAGCCCGAGGCCGACGCCGAGATCCTGGCCTGGGCGGCCGACGCGCTGACGGGCCTCGGCCTCACCGGCGAGCACTTCGACTTCCGCGTCTCCCACCGCGACATTCTCGGCGGGCTGCTCGAGGAATACGAATCGGGAACCGACGCGACGGGCGGTGAGACCGACCGGCGAGAAATCGACGTCGAGGCCGGTATTCGCGCGGTCGACAAATCGGAGAAGGTCGACCGTGCCGAGTACCTCGACCTGCTCGCGAGCGCCGGTCTGACGGACGGCCAGGCCGAGGAGTTCGCCTCGTTGATCGAGCGCAACGACCTCGAGGCCGTCCTCGCACACACCGACTCGGATCGGGTGACCGACGCCGTCGAGAACCTGCAGGCGGTCCTCGCCGCGACCGACGACTTCGGCGTCCGCGAGCACTGCACCATCTCGCTCGACACCGCGCGCGGGCTGGACTACTACACCGGCGTCGTCTTCGAGTGCTTCGACTCGACGGGCGAGGTCTCCCGGTCGATCTTCGGCGGCGGGCGCTACGACGACCTCATCGAGTCCTACGGCGGCCAGCCCACGCCCGCGGTCGGCGTCGCGCCCGGCTACGCCACGCTCTCGCTGCTCTGTCAGCGCGCCGGCGTCTGGCCCGAGGAGGAACTCGCGACGGAGTACTACGTCCTGCAGGTCGGCGACACGCGCCCGACGGCCGCCCGGATCGCCCGCGACCTCCGCGAGCGCGGCCACGTCGTCGAGAGCGACGTATCGGGGCGGTCATTCGGCGCGCAGATGAACTACGCCGACGCGATCAACGCCGAGACGGTCGTCATCGTCGGCGAACAGGACCTCGCGAACGACGAGGTGACGGTCAAGGACATGGCCACCGGCGATCAGGTCACCGCGCCCGTCGACGACTTCCCCGGCGATCGGGAGCGGCCGACGATCGACGACTTTGCTTGA
- a CDS encoding sensor histidine kinase yields MHSRVDDDDWIDSVAARLPLSPLTALGLFLAAVIGVRVVAENVTSQAILESVGPLLAATGVVLADRYLVRRNVGSRDRLTVFAYGLGGFYAAFVLTALHLHVLQVNEVGPPKPFYLTLLSGTVGVAAGCVAGWFHIRQRAARRDANRQRERLEQFASVVSHDLRNPLSVAQTGLQEAFRTGDAENLEMVEENLDRMDELIDDTLSVARSGSEVVDPEPVPLVDLAATAWDSVDTGTATLEIEGERRLVVDESRAKALFENCFRNALEHGDAETVRVGPTRDGFYIADDGAGIPEDLRDSVFDRGVSTAAEGSGLGLAIVEAIAEAHDWNPTVTESDEGGARFEF; encoded by the coding sequence GTGCACTCGAGGGTCGATGACGACGACTGGATCGATTCGGTCGCGGCGCGCTTACCGCTGTCGCCGCTGACCGCGCTCGGACTCTTCCTGGCGGCCGTGATCGGCGTCCGCGTCGTCGCGGAGAACGTCACGTCCCAGGCGATCCTGGAGAGCGTCGGCCCGTTGCTCGCGGCGACGGGAGTCGTTCTCGCGGATCGGTACCTGGTGCGACGGAACGTCGGGTCGCGCGACCGTCTCACCGTCTTCGCCTACGGGCTCGGCGGGTTCTACGCGGCGTTCGTCCTGACGGCGCTGCACCTGCACGTCCTCCAGGTGAACGAGGTCGGCCCGCCGAAACCCTTCTACCTGACGTTGCTCTCGGGAACCGTCGGCGTCGCCGCCGGCTGCGTCGCCGGCTGGTTCCACATCCGCCAGCGAGCCGCCCGGCGCGACGCGAATCGCCAGCGCGAACGCCTCGAACAGTTCGCCTCCGTCGTGAGTCACGACCTTCGAAACCCGCTGAGCGTCGCCCAGACCGGCCTGCAGGAGGCGTTCCGGACGGGCGACGCCGAGAACCTCGAGATGGTCGAGGAAAACCTGGACCGCATGGACGAACTCATCGACGACACCCTCTCGGTCGCTCGCAGCGGCTCCGAGGTGGTCGATCCGGAGCCCGTCCCGCTGGTCGACCTCGCGGCGACCGCCTGGGACAGCGTCGACACCGGGACGGCAACGCTCGAAATCGAGGGCGAGCGCCGCCTCGTCGTCGACGAATCCCGCGCGAAGGCGCTCTTCGAGAACTGCTTTCGCAACGCGCTCGAACACGGCGACGCCGAAACCGTCCGCGTCGGCCCCACGCGCGACGGCTTCTACATCGCGGACGACGGCGCGGGCATCCCCGAAGACCTCCGTGACTCTGTCTTCGATCGGGGCGTCTCGACCGCCGCGGAGGGATCCGGTCTCGGGCTCGCGATCGTGGAAGCCATCGCGGAAGCCCACGACTGGAACCCCACCGTCACCGAGAGCGACGAGGGCGGTGCGCGGTTCGAGTTTTAG
- a CDS encoding DUF7411 family protein encodes MRLGLLYSGGKDSTLAALLLEDFYDVTLATAHFGITDDWEHAERAAERLGLPFERLELDESVAADAVDRIREDGFPRNGIQRVHLAALEALAATDEFDAIADGTRRDDRVPTVSRAQAQSLEDRHDVEYVAPLSGFGRGAVDRLVESTLDVTVGPSEEIPRADYEAELRAKLLAEEGPGAVAEYFPDHDQTHVTGRR; translated from the coding sequence ATGCGACTCGGATTGCTGTACAGCGGGGGGAAAGACTCGACGCTCGCGGCGTTGCTCCTCGAGGACTTCTACGACGTCACCCTCGCGACGGCCCACTTCGGCATCACCGACGACTGGGAACACGCCGAGCGCGCCGCCGAGCGCCTCGGCCTGCCGTTCGAGCGACTCGAACTCGACGAGTCGGTGGCGGCCGACGCCGTCGACCGGATCCGCGAGGACGGGTTTCCCCGGAACGGCATCCAGCGGGTCCACCTCGCCGCGCTGGAGGCCCTCGCGGCCACGGACGAGTTCGACGCCATCGCAGACGGCACCCGCCGCGACGACCGGGTTCCCACGGTCTCGCGCGCCCAGGCCCAGAGCCTCGAGGATCGCCACGACGTGGAGTACGTCGCGCCGCTGTCGGGCTTCGGCCGCGGCGCGGTCGATCGGCTGGTCGAGTCGACGCTCGACGTGACCGTCGGGCCGAGCGAGGAGATCCCCCGCGCGGACTACGAGGCCGAACTCAGGGCGAAACTTCTCGCGGAGGAGGGTCCGGGTGCCGTCGCGGAGTACTTCCCCGATCACGACCAGACCCACGTCACCGGGCGGCGGTAG
- a CDS encoding DNA-binding protein, giving the protein MSSGDDELDELRQERLQELKEQAGEEQAEAQQARQQQADAQKKAVLRQHLTDEARKRLNTVKMSKPQFGEQVERQVVALAQSGRIQGKIDDAKMKQLLNELKPDSKSFDIRRR; this is encoded by the coding sequence ATGAGCTCCGGGGACGACGAACTCGACGAACTCCGCCAGGAACGCCTGCAGGAACTCAAAGAGCAGGCGGGCGAGGAACAGGCCGAGGCCCAGCAGGCCCGCCAGCAACAGGCCGACGCCCAGAAGAAGGCGGTCCTTCGACAACATCTCACCGACGAAGCGCGAAAGCGGCTGAACACCGTCAAGATGAGCAAGCCCCAGTTCGGCGAGCAGGTCGAGCGCCAGGTCGTCGCGCTCGCCCAGAGCGGTCGCATTCAGGGCAAGATCGACGACGCGAAGATGAAACAGCTGCTCAACGAACTCAAGCCCGACTCGAAGAGTTTCGACATTCGGCGCCGATAA
- a CDS encoding 30S ribosomal protein S19e, giving the protein MATMYDVPADDLIEALAADLADDLDEPEWAVFAKSGVSNELPPEQEDFWATRAASLLRKVADTGPVGVERLSTEYGGSKRGSNRYRVAPDKRADGSKNIIRTILQQLEEEGYVETAEGEGRRITAEGRSLLDETAGNVLEDLDRPELERYA; this is encoded by the coding sequence ATGGCTACGATGTACGACGTCCCGGCAGACGACCTCATCGAGGCGCTCGCCGCGGACCTCGCGGACGACCTGGACGAGCCCGAGTGGGCCGTCTTCGCAAAGAGCGGCGTCAGCAACGAGCTCCCGCCCGAACAGGAGGACTTCTGGGCGACCCGCGCGGCGAGCCTCCTTCGCAAGGTCGCGGACACCGGCCCCGTCGGTGTCGAACGCCTCTCGACGGAGTACGGCGGCTCCAAGCGCGGCTCGAACCGATACCGGGTCGCGCCCGACAAACGTGCGGACGGCTCGAAGAACATCATCCGGACGATCCTCCAGCAACTGGAGGAGGAGGGCTACGTCGAGACCGCCGAGGGCGAGGGGCGTCGCATCACGGCCGAGGGCCGCAGCCTGCTCGACGAGACCGCCGGCAACGTCCTCGAAGACCTCGACCGACCGGAACTCGAACGCTACGCGTAA